aaattaataaatgGCTGGTCATTGAAAGAATGGAATACAAACTTGAATTTTTAAGCTATTTActtattttcaaaaaaaagaatgaaaGGATATCGAAATTTGATGAACAAATAAAGAcatgtattaatatatttgaaaaatcaataataaatgaaagCGATCTAAAATATCTTTTTGAAAGGAATATCTTGGATATCAACCCAGGTGTGCGTTCCATGTGTTGGAAATTAGCTTTAAAGCATTTAAGCTTAGATTCAAATAAATGGAATACAGAAttaattgaaaaaaaaaaattatacgaagaatatataaaatcgTTTGTCATTAATCCTTATTATTCTTGTgtagataataaaaaaaaggaatttGTAAAAGAAACAGAAAAGGAACCAACGGGTAAAAATATGAAGGATGAATATATTGAATACAATCTTGATAGAAACAAAacatattatcataaagatgattcattattaaaattaccaaatgacaataataataaagagaTGGATTATTTAGAGGATGAAAAGTATTCAAGTATGGATGATGAATGTTCAGAAGATAACTGGTTACATTCTGAATTGTTCAgtcaaataaataaagacACGTTTAGAACTAGACCAGAActttccttttttaatttaaacCCACAACAAACtattaatagtaatataaaaatattaaacaGTTTAATTAGTACCGAAACGTTTGATGAAGAAGAAcaaagagaaaaaaaaagaaataatttGGAAGATATACAAGGAGAACAAATTCCTTATTTggtaaatataaacaatgtgaataattttaataataatgaaacgattaaattttataataaaataatagaCAACAGAAATGATCCTCatgataaaaaagaaaataaaagtaagTGTCTTGATggtgataaaaatatacatgttgataaaaatatacatgttgataaaaatatacatgttgataaaaatatacatgttgataaaaatatacatgttgataaaaatttacatgttgataaaaatttacatgttgataaaaatatatgtgttcataataatttacCAAAGGACGAAATgaaaaacaataaaaacCTATTTCCCCAAAcatgtaaaaataaaaatgtctataaaaatgataagCAGAATTTTTCAGAAGTATgtgatataataaaaccAAAAAGACATTATGATTTGTTGTGCAGgattttatttatatatgctAAAATTCATCCTTATGTTAAATATGTTCAGGGAATGAATGAGATATTAGCCccattatattttatcatatttaatGATCCTTTATGCAATTGTACTTTACAAGGAGAAGCAGatacttttttttgttttcttgAATTAATGCAAAGACAGAAAGATGTTTTTTGTGAAGGTCTAGATAATACAGATGATGGTATTAATGGCAAGTTAAAAAAGTTTTctcttttattaaaaatgaaagaatatgaaatatggaaaaaattatatatattaaaaatagaaaCTCAATATTATGCCTTAAAATGgatattgttattattaacacAAGAATTTGATATGGCCGATACGATAATATTGTATgatcattttattattaataataatgaaaattttattttatatatatgtttagTTATATGTagtaaattaaaaaattctttattatGTGGTAATTTTACGGTGAACctaaaattattacaaaatattcCTCCTTTTGATCCATACGATATAATAAACGAAGcaaaatatttaatgaattcagatatcaaaaataatattaatataactgatatatataatgaatatattagtcaaaagaaaaggaaTAATTCTTTACAAAATATTCAATATGATGAATCTTCTCttgaaatattaaatgaattcGAAAAACCAATAGACCAAAATGAAAGCACTTTAAATAGAACTGCAAGCATTATtagtaatataaaaaataaatttattgttcaaaatattaaaaattacattactaaaaagaaaattgATATGATCAAAAGATTTGATGAAAATATCGATGA
The genomic region above belongs to Plasmodium reichenowi strain SY57 chromosome 13, whole genome shotgun sequence and contains:
- a CDS encoding TBC domain protein, putative — its product is MEYKLEFLSYLLIFKKKNERISKFDEQIKTCINIFEKSIINESDLKYLFERNILDINPGVRSMCWKLALKHLSLDSNKWNTELIEKKKLYEEYIKSFVINPYYSCVDNKKKEFVKETEKEPTGKNMKDEYIEYNLDRNKTYYHKDDSLLKLPNDNNNKEMDYLEDEKYSSMDDECSEDNWLHSELFSQINKDTFRTRPELSFFNLNPQQTINSNIKILNSLISTETFDEEEQREKKRNNLEDIQGEQIPYLVNINNVNNFNNNETIKFYNKIIDNRNDPHDKKENKSKCLDGDKNIHVDKNIHVDKNIHVDKNIHVDKNIHVDKNLHVDKNLHVDKNICVHNNLPKDEMKNNKNLFPQTCKNKNVYKNDKQNFSEVCDIIKPKRHYDLLCRILFIYAKIHPYVKYVQGMNEILAPLYFIIFNDPLCNCTLQGEADTFFCFLELMQRQKDVFCEGLDNTDDGINGKLKKFSLLLKMKEYEIWKKLYILKIETQYYALKWILLLLTQEFDMADTIILYDHFIINNNENFILYICLVICSKLKNSLLCGNFTVNLKLLQNIPPFDPYDIINEAKYLMNSDIKNNINITDIYNEYISQKKRNNSLQNIQYDESSLEILNEFEKPIDQNESTLNRTASIISNIKNKFIVQNIKNYITKKKIDMIKRFDENIDEE